A genome region from Pseudoalteromonas tetraodonis includes the following:
- a CDS encoding YdcH family protein: protein MLGEDHSLTKDFPDYTQTIAKLNANDENFATKAKQYNEIDKEIRVLELQDSPIDDEAMQQLKHDRMVLKDWLHQQLTDAN from the coding sequence ATGTTAGGCGAAGACCATTCATTAACTAAAGATTTTCCTGATTACACGCAAACTATTGCAAAACTTAATGCAAACGATGAAAACTTTGCAACCAAAGCAAAACAATACAATGAAATCGATAAAGAAATTCGAGTACTTGAGCTACAAGACTCACCTATCGATGACGAAGCCATGCAGCAGTTAAAACACGACCGAATGGTATTAAAAGATTGGCTACATCAACAATTAACGGATGCTAATTAA
- a CDS encoding anthranilate synthase component II: MLLMIDNYDSFTYNLVQYFQRLDQDVLVKRNDQITLSEIKQLNPDHIVISPGPKNPTEAGVSLSVVEQFKGVYPILGICLGHQTIAQVLGGKVVRAKQVMHGKTSPIYHQHQGMFKGLPNPLTVCRYHSLIVEAHSLPKELEVTAWTQSIAGQRDEIMGLLHNELALEGVQFHPEAILTEQGLALLDNFLTRF; encoded by the coding sequence ATGCTTTTAATGATCGATAACTACGACTCGTTCACCTATAACTTGGTACAGTATTTTCAGCGCTTAGATCAAGACGTGTTGGTAAAACGTAACGACCAAATAACGCTGAGTGAGATCAAACAGTTAAACCCAGATCATATTGTGATTTCTCCAGGGCCTAAAAACCCGACTGAAGCGGGAGTGTCGTTATCTGTGGTAGAGCAGTTTAAAGGAGTTTATCCTATATTAGGTATTTGTTTGGGGCACCAAACCATTGCTCAAGTGCTAGGTGGTAAAGTAGTGCGAGCTAAACAGGTTATGCATGGAAAAACATCGCCTATTTATCATCAGCACCAAGGCATGTTTAAAGGCCTACCTAATCCACTTACGGTGTGCCGCTACCATTCATTAATTGTTGAAGCGCACTCATTGCCAAAGGAGTTAGAAGTAACAGCATGGACTCAAAGCATCGCTGGGCAGCGTGATGAAATTATGGGATTATTACATAACGAGCTCGCACTTGAAGGTGTGCAATTTCACCCTGAAGCGATTTTGACCGAGCAGGGCTTAGCTTTACTTGATAACTTTTTAACGCGCTTCTAG
- a CDS encoding HDOD domain-containing protein — protein sequence MTDILQQQRIVNVLNQRAHDLLLGHSFANQQIGFIHTLDLNDGKPVKKRTLLEVEVAAQQKRQQKSSSHQKLQAKTSQKLHTVIESVIAKRLEDIDFVIKDTIGIEDNVCAILDILATRAASVGRLEPLINDLSWLGRELVTLVNLPFYRKQRSKGTSVKVDTPALALRYLGLDNLQLVVPTFAVRHWMPHSTEPFTLLKRRLKDNTMSCAIAAQTLAQLNGVNPMHAFTLGMLLNVGQIALVRLYLKVFDQVWQRKVLRAREEGDKNLHTALLELKPDPLFLTTLLHEKSLLVSAKVIETMSFKYLPFNSVMQQLVNGVEKGDSLLPLSQVILKARCYSQYLNLKEHQLIEDDELQSWFSYYQFTKKELDTLKTGNFTNLALQID from the coding sequence ATGACCGACATATTGCAGCAACAGCGTATTGTTAATGTGCTAAACCAACGAGCGCATGATTTGCTACTGGGTCATAGTTTTGCCAATCAGCAAATTGGTTTTATTCATACCTTAGATCTTAATGACGGCAAACCCGTTAAAAAACGCACCTTATTAGAAGTAGAAGTAGCTGCGCAGCAAAAGCGCCAACAAAAAAGCTCTTCACATCAAAAGTTACAGGCTAAAACCAGTCAAAAACTCCATACCGTTATTGAAAGCGTGATTGCTAAACGTCTTGAAGACATCGATTTTGTGATTAAAGACACCATTGGCATAGAAGATAACGTGTGCGCCATACTCGATATACTGGCTACTCGCGCCGCCTCGGTTGGCCGTCTAGAGCCGCTAATTAACGATTTAAGTTGGTTGGGGCGAGAGCTGGTTACCTTAGTTAATTTACCTTTTTATCGTAAGCAACGCAGTAAAGGCACCTCAGTCAAAGTAGATACCCCAGCGTTGGCATTACGTTATTTGGGCTTAGACAACCTGCAACTGGTAGTGCCTACTTTTGCAGTGCGTCATTGGATGCCACATAGCACAGAACCATTCACGTTATTAAAACGCAGGTTAAAAGACAACACCATGTCGTGTGCCATTGCAGCGCAAACGCTTGCCCAGCTTAACGGGGTAAACCCAATGCATGCGTTTACATTGGGCATGTTACTGAATGTAGGGCAAATTGCTTTAGTGCGCTTATACCTAAAAGTGTTTGATCAGGTATGGCAGCGCAAAGTACTGCGTGCTCGTGAAGAAGGTGATAAAAACCTACACACCGCGTTATTAGAGCTAAAACCAGATCCGTTATTTTTAACAACACTGCTACACGAAAAATCACTGCTTGTCAGCGCCAAGGTCATTGAAACCATGTCGTTCAAATATTTGCCCTTTAACAGTGTTATGCAGCAGTTAGTGAATGGGGTTGAAAAGGGCGATAGTTTATTGCCATTATCGCAAGTGATTTTAAAGGCTCGCTGTTATTCTCAATATTTAAATTTAAAAGAGCACCAGCTGATTGAAGACGATGAATTACAAAGCTGGTTTAGCTATTATCAGTTCACTAAAAAAGAGTTAGATACCCTAAAAACAGGTAATTTTACTAATTTGGCACTTCAAATTGATTAA
- a CDS encoding aspartate aminotransferase family protein, with protein sequence MTVNRELFDHVMVPNYAPSSVIPVRGEGSRVWDQQGREFIDFAGGIAVNCLGHCHPALVGALKEQGEKIWHLSNVMTNEPALRLAKKMVDATFAEKVYFANSGAEANEAALKLARRFALDKFGAEKSQIIAFNKGFHGRTFFTVTVGGQAAYSDGFGPKPGDIVHCDYNDLAAFEALISDNTCAVMMEPIQGEGGIISPTDEFAQGVRDLCIKHNALLIFDEVQSGVGRTGELYAYQGLNVVPDILTSAKALGGGFPIGAMLTTTEIAQHLKVGTHGSTYGGNPLACAVAEAAFDTVNNPEVLAGVKAKSALFTELLNAINDKYNVFSEIRGQGLLIGAVVNEQYKGRAKEFLVAGTEHGLMSLVAGADVVRFTPSLVIPEADIREGMARFEKAVAHVVNA encoded by the coding sequence ATGACAGTCAATCGCGAATTATTTGATCACGTAATGGTTCCTAACTACGCACCTTCAAGCGTAATTCCTGTTCGAGGCGAAGGCTCTCGTGTATGGGATCAACAAGGACGAGAGTTTATCGACTTTGCTGGTGGTATTGCCGTTAACTGTCTTGGCCATTGCCATCCTGCATTAGTGGGCGCATTAAAAGAGCAAGGCGAAAAAATTTGGCATTTATCAAATGTAATGACCAACGAGCCGGCACTTCGCCTAGCTAAAAAAATGGTTGATGCGACATTTGCTGAAAAAGTTTACTTTGCAAACTCAGGCGCAGAAGCAAACGAAGCGGCACTTAAGTTAGCGCGTCGTTTTGCGCTTGATAAATTTGGCGCAGAAAAATCGCAAATCATCGCCTTTAATAAAGGTTTCCATGGCCGTACATTCTTCACCGTTACTGTAGGCGGTCAAGCAGCCTATTCAGATGGGTTTGGTCCTAAGCCAGGCGACATTGTTCATTGTGATTACAATGACCTTGCCGCATTTGAAGCACTGATCAGCGATAACACCTGTGCGGTAATGATGGAGCCAATTCAAGGTGAAGGCGGTATCATTTCGCCAACTGACGAATTTGCACAGGGCGTTCGCGATTTATGTATTAAACACAACGCACTGCTTATTTTTGATGAAGTACAATCAGGTGTTGGCCGTACAGGTGAGCTATACGCATACCAAGGTTTAAACGTAGTGCCTGATATTTTAACCTCAGCAAAAGCTCTCGGTGGCGGTTTCCCAATTGGCGCTATGCTAACAACCACTGAAATTGCACAGCACCTCAAAGTAGGTACTCATGGTTCTACTTACGGTGGTAATCCACTAGCGTGTGCGGTTGCAGAAGCTGCATTTGATACTGTAAATAACCCAGAAGTTTTAGCAGGCGTTAAAGCAAAGTCGGCGTTATTTACTGAGCTATTAAATGCCATTAACGACAAGTACAACGTATTTAGTGAAATTCGTGGCCAAGGTTTATTAATTGGTGCTGTGGTAAACGAGCAATACAAAGGCCGTGCAAAAGAGTTTTTAGTTGCCGGTACTGAGCATGGCTTAATGTCATTGGTTGCTGGTGCTGATGTGGTTCGTTTCACACCTTCTTTAGTAATACCAGAAGCGGATATTCGCGAAGGTATGGCACGCTTTGAAAAAGCAGTAGCCCACGTTGTAAATGCGTAA
- the astA gene encoding arginine N-succinyltransferase, whose protein sequence is MMILRPIQKSDYAALVTIADESGHGFTSLPNNEELLQKKIAHSVNSFTKTTSQPGDEGYLFVLEDTETGEVVGTSGIEAAVGLDDAFYHYHLSKVIHSSRTLDVYKAVDILTLCNDYTGATELCTLFLKNGYRKNCNGKLLSKARFMFIKQHQQRFAQTVIAEMRGVSDENGSSPFWQWLEEHFFSMDFPTADYLTGIGQKVFIAELMPKYPIYVNLLSKDAQAVIGQVHDNTRPAIQLLKSEGFTFNGYVDIFDAGPTVEAKVDNIATIRNAQNFSVEIGEMTGDTMVLLANDKLEDFRATVAPMAFDERSNSLVLTQELADALHLKSGDFVTATPV, encoded by the coding sequence ATGATGATCCTTCGCCCAATCCAAAAAAGTGATTATGCAGCTTTAGTAACCATCGCCGACGAGTCGGGACATGGCTTTACTTCTTTGCCTAATAATGAAGAGTTATTACAAAAGAAGATAGCGCATTCAGTTAACTCATTTACAAAAACGACATCACAACCAGGTGATGAGGGTTACTTATTTGTTCTTGAAGATACTGAAACTGGTGAAGTAGTCGGTACTTCAGGTATTGAAGCCGCAGTTGGCTTAGATGACGCATTTTATCATTATCATTTGAGTAAAGTGATTCACTCTTCGCGCACGCTAGATGTGTATAAAGCGGTAGATATTCTCACCCTTTGTAATGACTACACTGGGGCGACAGAGCTGTGCACACTGTTTTTAAAAAACGGCTATCGTAAAAATTGTAACGGTAAGCTGCTTTCAAAAGCACGTTTTATGTTTATAAAACAGCATCAACAACGCTTTGCACAAACCGTTATTGCAGAAATGCGCGGTGTATCTGACGAAAACGGTAGTAGCCCATTTTGGCAGTGGCTTGAAGAGCACTTTTTCTCTATGGACTTCCCAACGGCAGATTATCTGACGGGAATAGGGCAAAAAGTATTTATTGCTGAGCTTATGCCTAAATACCCAATTTACGTCAACTTATTGAGTAAAGACGCGCAAGCGGTTATAGGTCAAGTGCATGACAATACGCGCCCTGCAATTCAACTATTAAAAAGTGAAGGTTTTACTTTTAATGGTTACGTTGACATTTTTGATGCGGGCCCAACCGTTGAAGCAAAAGTAGATAACATTGCGACAATTCGCAATGCACAAAACTTTAGCGTTGAAATTGGCGAAATGACAGGCGATACCATGGTGTTGTTAGCCAATGACAAACTTGAAGACTTTAGAGCAACAGTAGCGCCAATGGCATTTGACGAGCGATCAAACAGCCTAGTGCTTACGCAAGAACTTGCTGATGCATTACATTTGAAATCGGGCGATTTTGTTACTGCTACCCCAGTTTAA
- the astD gene encoding succinylglutamate-semialdehyde dehydrogenase yields the protein MTHPAQFINGQWSPGQGTEFNSVNPANNDVIWQASAASAEQVDSAVASAREAFYSWADKSFAQRLEIVKTFAATLKEHSEELAVAIAQETGKPLWETRTEAGAMVGKIAIAEKAFLERTGDVENAMPQGRAMIRHKPHGVVAVFGPYNFPGHLPNGHIVPALLAGNTVVFKPSELTPMVAELTLKLWEKAGLPAGVINLVQGEVETGKALASHKGIDGLFFTGSSRTGHILHEQFAGQPGKILALEMGGNNPLIVKDAEDTLAVVHDIVQSAFISSGQRCTCARKLFLPTGAKGDEILARLITATKAIKVGNYDDADQPFMGSMISTAAAAGMVKAQDELKAMGGEVLVELEHTANTGFVTPGIIECTNINDFPDEEHFGPLLKVFRFDDFDQAIDKANDTSFGLSAGLLSDNQADYDHFLRRIRAGIVNWNRPITGASSAAPFGGIGASGNHRASAYYAADYCAYPVASVELEKVTMPATLSPGLKID from the coding sequence ATGACTCATCCTGCACAATTTATTAATGGTCAATGGTCACCAGGCCAAGGCACCGAATTTAACTCAGTTAACCCTGCAAATAACGATGTTATATGGCAGGCATCAGCTGCAAGCGCTGAGCAAGTAGATAGCGCCGTAGCCTCTGCGCGTGAAGCATTTTATAGCTGGGCTGATAAAAGCTTTGCGCAGCGCTTAGAAATTGTAAAAACCTTTGCTGCAACGTTAAAAGAGCATAGCGAAGAGTTGGCTGTGGCAATAGCTCAAGAAACAGGTAAGCCACTTTGGGAAACGCGTACTGAAGCGGGTGCCATGGTCGGAAAAATTGCCATTGCTGAAAAAGCATTTTTAGAGCGTACCGGCGACGTTGAAAACGCGATGCCACAAGGCCGTGCGATGATCCGCCATAAGCCACACGGTGTTGTTGCTGTATTTGGTCCTTATAACTTCCCTGGGCATTTACCAAATGGCCACATTGTACCTGCACTTTTAGCTGGTAATACCGTGGTATTTAAACCCTCTGAACTAACACCTATGGTGGCTGAGCTAACCCTTAAACTATGGGAAAAAGCCGGTTTACCAGCAGGGGTTATTAACCTTGTACAAGGTGAAGTTGAAACAGGTAAAGCACTGGCGTCACACAAAGGCATTGATGGTTTATTCTTTACAGGTTCTTCTCGTACGGGTCATATTTTACATGAGCAGTTCGCAGGTCAACCAGGTAAGATTTTAGCGCTTGAAATGGGTGGTAATAATCCGCTAATCGTTAAAGATGCAGAAGATACGCTTGCTGTTGTGCACGATATTGTGCAATCTGCGTTTATCTCAAGCGGCCAACGCTGTACGTGTGCGCGTAAATTGTTTTTACCAACAGGTGCTAAAGGCGATGAAATTTTAGCACGCCTAATTACAGCCACTAAAGCAATCAAAGTTGGTAATTATGACGATGCTGACCAACCATTTATGGGCTCTATGATTTCAACGGCCGCTGCCGCTGGAATGGTTAAAGCACAAGATGAGTTAAAGGCCATGGGTGGCGAAGTGCTGGTTGAACTTGAGCACACAGCAAACACTGGTTTTGTTACACCGGGTATTATTGAGTGTACAAATATCAATGACTTCCCAGATGAAGAGCATTTTGGTCCGCTTCTAAAAGTATTCCGTTTTGATGACTTTGACCAAGCAATTGATAAAGCAAACGACACGAGCTTTGGTTTGTCAGCAGGCTTACTCAGTGATAACCAAGCTGACTACGATCATTTCTTACGTCGTATTCGTGCGGGTATTGTTAACTGGAACCGTCCTATTACCGGTGCATCAAGTGCAGCGCCGTTTGGCGGTATTGGTGCCTCAGGTAACCACAGAGCAAGCGCTTATTATGCCGCTGACTACTGTGCATACCCTGTTGCGTCTGTGGAACTTGAAAAAGTAACCATGCCAGCAACACTAAGCCCAGGTTTAAAAATCGATTAA
- a CDS encoding DUF3802 family protein, whose product MVLNRQGYDDLIMYLTQNLALFEKPGEIKPGAPTVIELIEDVIAENVIRICQQHPDLSTEQRSQIVREVDGIVYDLQEVLSSVTSHTVTVEQHAFIDEFAGLVKNLFDNAIS is encoded by the coding sequence ATGGTTTTAAACAGGCAAGGGTACGATGACTTAATAATGTACCTAACTCAGAACTTAGCGTTGTTTGAAAAACCAGGTGAAATAAAGCCAGGTGCACCAACGGTTATTGAGTTAATTGAAGATGTAATTGCCGAAAATGTCATACGCATTTGTCAACAACACCCCGATCTATCTACAGAGCAGCGTAGTCAAATTGTACGCGAAGTTGATGGCATTGTTTACGACTTACAAGAAGTACTCAGCAGTGTGACTTCTCACACCGTCACAGTCGAACAGCATGCTTTTATTGATGAGTTTGCAGGGCTAGTCAAAAACTTATTTGATAACGCTATTAGTTAA
- a CDS encoding OsmC family protein has protein sequence MQANVKWVEGNTYIGRSNSNHNVVFDAGSDGAAPSPMEMVLMSVGGCSSVDVVSILKKTKQEFSSVDVQLTAERAETAPRVFTKINLHFVVTGNNVSEKHLERAVSLSAEKYCSVALMLDKTVEITHSHEVVQDQGK, from the coding sequence ATGCAAGCAAATGTAAAATGGGTTGAAGGTAATACTTACATCGGTCGCTCTAACAGCAATCATAATGTCGTGTTTGATGCGGGCAGTGACGGAGCAGCACCTAGCCCAATGGAAATGGTATTGATGTCGGTTGGTGGTTGTTCATCGGTTGATGTGGTGAGTATTTTAAAAAAAACTAAGCAAGAGTTCTCATCAGTAGATGTGCAGTTAACCGCTGAACGAGCAGAAACAGCCCCGCGCGTGTTCACCAAAATTAATTTACACTTTGTTGTAACCGGTAATAATGTGTCTGAAAAGCACCTAGAAAGAGCGGTTTCGCTTTCGGCAGAAAAGTATTGTTCAGTTGCATTAATGCTTGATAAAACAGTAGAAATTACCCACAGCCATGAAGTTGTTCAAGATCAGGGAAAATAA
- the speD gene encoding adenosylmethionine decarboxylase: protein MNKPFDKLKLHGFNNLTKSLSFSIYDICYAKTEQQRKEYIEYIDEQYSADRLTDILGDVVDIIGANILNIARQDYEPQGASVTILVSEEPVEEQQNYDADEAPGPLPDSVVAHLDKSHICVHTYPEAHPDDGICTFRADIEVSTCGIISPLKALNFLIHSLESDVVTIDYRVRGFTRDINGVKHYIDHAINSIQNFMTEDTKEAYQMMDVNVYQENLFHTKMMLKETDLNTYLFGLSTDDLSDDEEEEIRSKLTREMQEIFYGRNLPDTE, encoded by the coding sequence ATGAACAAACCCTTCGATAAACTTAAACTTCATGGCTTTAATAATTTAACTAAAAGCCTAAGCTTTAGTATTTACGATATTTGCTATGCAAAAACAGAGCAACAACGTAAAGAATATATAGAATATATCGATGAGCAGTATAGTGCAGATAGACTAACCGACATTTTAGGTGATGTGGTTGATATTATTGGTGCCAATATTTTAAATATTGCACGTCAAGATTACGAGCCACAAGGTGCCAGCGTAACTATTTTGGTTTCAGAAGAGCCGGTAGAAGAGCAGCAAAATTATGATGCTGACGAAGCACCAGGGCCGTTACCTGACTCAGTGGTTGCACACCTTGATAAAAGCCACATTTGTGTTCACACGTACCCTGAAGCACACCCTGATGATGGTATTTGTACTTTCCGTGCTGATATTGAAGTATCAACCTGTGGCATTATTTCGCCACTTAAAGCGTTAAACTTCTTAATCCATAGCCTTGAGTCTGATGTGGTTACAATTGACTACCGTGTACGTGGTTTTACCCGCGATATTAACGGCGTTAAACATTACATTGACCATGCAATTAACTCGATTCAAAACTTCATGACAGAAGATACTAAAGAAGCGTACCAAATGATGGACGTGAACGTGTATCAAGAAAACCTGTTCCATACCAAAATGATGTTAAAAGAAACCGACTTAAATACGTATTTATTTGGTTTATCTACTGATGATTTGTCAGATGACGAAGAAGAAGAGATTCGCTCAAAACTAACACGTGAAATGCAAGAAATATTCTATGGTCGTAATCTGCCAGATACAGAATAA